From the genome of Solidesulfovibrio carbinolicus, one region includes:
- a CDS encoding DUF2087 domain-containing protein: MSRESFPFSVDDISALAKALRGGLADAEGTPGHVEMLNILARAAGCRNFQHFRANAKAQTRLDAPAAPAVPAQPVDYARLRRLLRHFDAAGRLVRWPSKWSEQQVILWLLWSRLPARQIMTEKAVNACLEACHTFGDAALLRRMLCDGGLLARTPDCREYRRVEARPEATGRELIRRLGRVGEAGETPR, translated from the coding sequence ATGTCACGAGAGTCTTTTCCCTTTTCCGTGGACGACATTTCCGCCTTGGCCAAGGCCCTGCGCGGCGGCCTCGCCGACGCCGAGGGCACGCCCGGCCATGTCGAGATGCTCAACATCCTGGCCCGGGCAGCCGGCTGCCGCAATTTCCAGCACTTCCGGGCCAACGCCAAGGCGCAAACCCGCCTCGACGCGCCTGCCGCCCCGGCCGTACCGGCGCAGCCCGTGGATTACGCCCGGCTGCGCCGGCTCCTGCGCCACTTCGACGCTGCCGGCCGCCTGGTGCGCTGGCCCTCCAAGTGGAGCGAACAGCAAGTGATCTTGTGGTTGCTCTGGTCGCGCCTGCCAGCCCGGCAGATCATGACGGAAAAGGCGGTCAACGCCTGCCTGGAGGCCTGCCACACCTTTGGCGACGCCGCGCTGTTGCGACGGATGCTGTGCGACGGCGGCTTGCTGGCCCGTACCCCGGATTGCCGGGAGTACCGGCGGGTGGAAGCCCGGCCCGAGGCCACCGGCCGGGAGCTCATCCGCCGCCTGGGCCGGGTGGGTGAAGCCGGGGAGACGCCACGATGA
- a CDS encoding alpha/beta fold hydrolase codes for MNAGLSPCRIETSLGPVEYAAYGDGPPLLCLHGAMGGFDQSAILGRLLAPEGWRVLAVSRPGYLGTPLGVREAPEAQADLCAALLTQLAVGPAAVMTVSGGGPCALHLALRHPRLTRGLMLVSTCSGRITERLPLAWHILRLAARFPRLGSLMRPKAASPEQAVKRGFRDPASHRAVMNDPEALALFAELSAQTRSRLGERLAGTVNDVDVTRSRDYPLEDIAVPTLVVHGTADPHVPFAAHGKQLAERIPGARLVALAGGEHAAIFSHRGQAQQAVAAFLSGFPDA; via the coding sequence ATGAACGCCGGATTGTCCCCCTGCCGCATTGAGACGTCTCTTGGTCCGGTGGAGTACGCCGCTTACGGCGACGGCCCACCGCTGTTGTGTCTGCACGGAGCCATGGGCGGCTTCGACCAAAGCGCGATCCTGGGCCGGTTGCTGGCGCCCGAGGGCTGGCGAGTTCTGGCCGTATCGCGTCCGGGCTACCTGGGCACGCCCCTGGGCGTCCGGGAGGCGCCCGAAGCCCAGGCCGACCTGTGCGCCGCCCTCCTTACCCAGCTGGCTGTTGGGCCTGCGGCGGTCATGACCGTCTCGGGCGGCGGCCCCTGCGCCCTGCATCTGGCGCTTCGCCATCCGCGCCTGACACGCGGTTTGATGCTGGTTTCCACCTGCTCCGGGCGCATCACGGAACGCTTGCCCCTGGCCTGGCACATACTGCGTCTGGCGGCCCGGTTCCCCCGGCTGGGGTCGCTCATGCGCCCGAAAGCCGCCTCTCCCGAACAAGCGGTCAAGCGCGGCTTTCGCGATCCGGCCTCGCATCGGGCCGTCATGAACGATCCCGAGGCCTTGGCCCTTTTCGCGGAACTCTCGGCCCAGACGCGGTCTCGCCTGGGGGAGCGGCTGGCCGGGACCGTCAACGACGTGGACGTGACCCGCAGCCGCGACTATCCCCTGGAGGACATCGCCGTGCCGACCCTGGTCGTTCACGGCACGGCCGATCCCCATGTGCCCTTTGCCGCCCATGGCAAGCAACTGGCCGAGCGCATCCCCGGGGCGCGGCTGGTCGCCCTGGCCGGCGGTGAACACGCCGCCATCTTCAGCCACAGAGGGCAGGCCCAGCAGGCCGTGGCCGCCTTCCTGTCCGGCTTCCCCGACGCTTGA
- a CDS encoding SufB/SufD family protein codes for MEKIELKDFRFSGSTLGEIADLRTLDAADKAEMLMSGIDVEERERAGSYLQVDHGRVHCKSLQKGVEVLDIKDALAKYDGLPQYYWTQVDKDKDEFTRSAAENLHGGYFVRTEKGAKVAEPVQSCLFLKGDMIGQNVHNVIIVEDDSELHIITGCSVAHGSKGAAHLGITEIFVGKNAKLTFTMIHNWAESTVVRPRTGGTVEEGGVFINNYVLLKPVKDLQSYPVIRLNGQGAVARFNSVIVAPKGSHVDTGSRIELNAPDTKGEIISRTIASGGTIIARGFIGGNSVPAKGHLECKGLILGGGVIHAIPELLGSVDGVELSHEAAVGKIAQEEIEYLMARGLDEEEATSTIVRGFLNVDIMGLPKELQDVIEATISESEKDMF; via the coding sequence ATGGAAAAGATCGAACTCAAGGATTTCCGGTTTTCCGGCTCGACCCTTGGCGAAATCGCTGATCTGCGCACTCTCGACGCCGCCGACAAGGCCGAGATGCTCATGTCCGGCATCGACGTGGAAGAGCGCGAGCGCGCCGGCTCCTATCTTCAGGTGGACCACGGCCGGGTGCATTGCAAAAGCCTGCAAAAGGGCGTGGAAGTCCTGGACATCAAGGACGCTCTGGCCAAGTACGACGGCCTGCCGCAATATTACTGGACCCAGGTGGACAAGGACAAGGACGAGTTCACCCGGTCGGCGGCCGAGAATCTCCACGGAGGCTACTTCGTGCGCACCGAAAAGGGCGCCAAGGTGGCCGAGCCGGTGCAGTCGTGCCTGTTCCTCAAAGGCGACATGATCGGCCAGAACGTCCACAACGTCATCATCGTCGAGGACGATTCCGAACTGCACATCATCACCGGCTGCTCGGTGGCCCACGGCTCCAAGGGCGCGGCCCACCTGGGCATTACCGAGATTTTCGTCGGCAAGAACGCCAAGCTCACCTTCACCATGATCCACAACTGGGCCGAGTCCACGGTGGTGCGGCCACGCACCGGCGGCACGGTGGAAGAGGGGGGCGTTTTCATCAACAACTACGTGCTGCTTAAGCCCGTCAAGGATCTCCAGTCCTACCCGGTCATCCGTTTGAATGGCCAAGGGGCGGTGGCGCGGTTTAATTCCGTCATCGTCGCGCCCAAGGGCTCCCATGTGGACACCGGCAGCCGCATCGAACTCAACGCCCCGGACACCAAGGGCGAGATCATCTCCCGCACCATCGCTTCGGGCGGCACCATCATCGCCCGCGGATTTATCGGCGGCAATTCCGTGCCGGCCAAGGGCCATCTGGAGTGCAAGGGGCTTATTCTCGGCGGCGGCGTCATCCACGCCATCCCGGAACTGCTCGGCTCGGTGGACGGCGTGGAGTTGTCCCATGAGGCGGCGGTGGGCAAGATCGCCCAGGAAGAGATCGAATACCTGATGGCCCGGGGACTCGACGAGGAGGAGGCCACCTCCACCATCGTCCGGGGCTTCCTCAACGTGGACATCATGGGCTTGCCCAAGGAATTGCAGGACGTCATCGAGGCCACCATCAGCGAATCCGAAAAGGACATGTTCTAA
- a CDS encoding ABC transporter ATP-binding protein: protein MLRIEDLHVKIGEREVLSGINLHIADNETFILFGPNGSGKTTLLMTLMGFGNYEITKGRILFRGHDITHAPIYERARLGVGMSFQRPPTIHGLKTRHLVRMCSRQGEIDVDALARKVNMDEFLERDVNAGFSGGEIKRSELLQLMAQKPYLLLFDEPESGVDLENMKLIGHTVREVLTAGLEPRAGASMKQQRALRRPVSGLIITHTGYILEYLNADRGQVLYNGHLCCEANPRDILDHISQHGYQECVRCLN from the coding sequence ATGCTTCGCATCGAAGACTTGCACGTCAAAATCGGCGAGCGCGAGGTGCTTTCCGGCATCAACCTGCACATTGCCGACAACGAAACCTTCATCCTGTTTGGCCCCAACGGCTCGGGCAAGACCACCTTGCTCATGACGCTCATGGGCTTTGGCAACTACGAAATCACCAAAGGGCGCATCCTCTTTCGCGGCCACGACATCACCCACGCCCCCATCTACGAGCGGGCGCGGTTGGGCGTGGGCATGTCGTTTCAGCGTCCGCCCACCATCCACGGTTTAAAGACCCGCCATCTGGTGCGCATGTGCTCGCGCCAGGGCGAGATCGACGTGGACGCCTTGGCCCGCAAGGTCAACATGGACGAGTTCCTGGAGCGCGACGTCAACGCCGGTTTCTCCGGCGGCGAGATCAAACGCTCGGAACTGCTCCAGCTCATGGCCCAGAAGCCCTATCTGCTCCTGTTCGACGAGCCGGAATCCGGCGTCGACCTGGAGAACATGAAGCTCATCGGCCATACCGTGCGCGAAGTCCTGACCGCCGGTCTGGAACCTCGGGCCGGGGCCAGCATGAAGCAGCAGCGGGCGCTGCGGCGTCCGGTCTCGGGGCTGATCATCACCCATACCGGCTACATCCTCGAATATTTGAACGCCGACAGAGGGCAGGTGCTGTATAACGGCCACCTGTGCTGCGAGGCCAACCCCCGCGACATCCTGGACCACATCAGCCAGCACGGCTACCAGGAATGCGTCCGCTGCCTCAACTAG
- a CDS encoding response regulator yields the protein MLRILLAEDDVNHATLACQTLEDEGHRITLADNGKSALEAVIRERFDLVLLDMRLPEIDGREFIGRVRMADESVNAIPIVVLTGYGVRQHIDFFKRHGVRHYLAKPYDCDELAAIIRAYDAH from the coding sequence ATGTTGCGTATTTTGCTTGCCGAAGACGACGTCAATCACGCCACCCTGGCCTGCCAGACCCTTGAAGACGAAGGCCACCGCATCACCCTGGCCGACAACGGCAAAAGCGCCCTGGAAGCGGTCATCCGGGAACGCTTCGATCTGGTGCTTCTCGACATGCGCCTGCCCGAAATCGACGGCCGTGAGTTCATCGGCCGGGTGCGCATGGCCGACGAATCTGTCAATGCCATTCCCATCGTGGTGTTGACGGGCTACGGTGTGCGCCAGCACATCGATTTCTTCAAACGCCACGGCGTGCGCCATTATCTGGCCAAGCCCTACGACTGCGACGAGCTGGCGGCCATCATCCGCGCCTACGACGCCCACTGA